From a single Nocardioides sp. dk884 genomic region:
- a CDS encoding response regulator has protein sequence MTFVLVVDDDPAICRTLAINLRARDYDVETAGDGRSALQVVDERMPDVVLLDLGLPDLDGIAVLTRLRAFTSVPVIVVSARTGSDDKVEALDLGADDFITKPFSIEELLARVRAATRRAGAVEPAPCVRVGDLELDLGDSRARRGVEEVHLTPIEWRIVEHLVRRRGRLVRQTELLQSVWGPSYERQTNYLRVHMASIRRKLEADPSRPVLFVTEPGMGYRFAPQG, from the coding sequence ATGACCTTCGTCCTCGTCGTCGACGACGACCCCGCCATCTGCCGCACGCTCGCTATCAACCTGCGGGCCCGTGACTACGACGTGGAGACCGCCGGCGACGGCCGCTCGGCGCTGCAGGTGGTCGACGAGCGGATGCCCGACGTGGTGCTGCTCGACCTCGGCCTGCCCGACCTGGACGGGATCGCGGTGCTGACCCGGCTGCGGGCGTTCACCTCGGTGCCGGTGATCGTGGTGTCGGCGCGCACCGGGTCCGACGACAAGGTCGAGGCGCTCGACCTGGGCGCCGACGACTTCATCACCAAGCCGTTCTCGATCGAGGAGCTGCTCGCCCGGGTACGTGCGGCCACCCGCCGGGCAGGCGCGGTCGAGCCGGCGCCGTGCGTGCGGGTCGGCGACCTCGAGCTGGACCTCGGCGACTCGCGGGCGCGTCGCGGTGTCGAGGAGGTGCACCTGACCCCGATCGAGTGGCGGATCGTGGAGCACCTGGTGCGCCGTCGCGGCCGGCTGGTGCGTCAGACCGAGCTGCTGCAGTCGGTGTGGGGCCCGAGCTATGAGCGCCAGACCAACTACCTGCGGGTCCACATGGCCAGCATCCGGCGCAAGCTCGAGGCCGACCCGTCGCGACCGGTCCTGTTCGTCACCGAGCCGGGGATGGGCTACCGGTTCGCGCCGCAGGGGTGA
- a CDS encoding 4'-phosphopantetheinyl transferase family protein: MSEGVVRFARVTDVDVAGPGGTELLGPAELARLARLRHPEDRAAYRAAHVLVRRCAAALLDVDVADLVLHQECPGCGGTGHGRPVLAGLPGVGLALSHSRAHVAAAAAHGRCGVDVEDLPGERVPDRVLAPAERDWLDRGAGAEDPGAGLRLWVRKEALVKAGAAELADAVTLDLMDTAVDAADAGGRLREHAHGLALGEWRTADAVGAWAVPPGTRVSRG; this comes from the coding sequence GTGTCTGAGGGGGTCGTCCGCTTCGCCCGGGTCACCGACGTCGACGTCGCCGGCCCGGGCGGGACGGAGCTCCTGGGCCCGGCGGAGCTGGCGCGCCTGGCGCGGCTGCGCCACCCGGAGGACCGGGCCGCCTACCGCGCCGCCCACGTGCTGGTGCGCCGGTGCGCCGCGGCGCTGCTGGACGTCGACGTCGCGGACCTGGTGCTGCACCAGGAGTGCCCCGGGTGCGGCGGCACCGGCCACGGCCGACCGGTGCTCGCCGGGCTGCCCGGGGTCGGCCTCGCGCTGAGCCACTCCCGTGCCCACGTGGCCGCCGCCGCGGCGCACGGGCGCTGTGGCGTCGACGTCGAGGACCTGCCCGGCGAGCGGGTCCCCGACCGGGTGCTCGCCCCCGCCGAGCGGGACTGGCTCGACCGCGGGGCCGGCGCTGAGGATCCGGGCGCCGGCCTGCGGCTGTGGGTACGCAAGGAGGCCCTGGTCAAGGCCGGGGCCGCCGAGCTCGCCGACGCGGTCACCCTCGACCTGATGGACACCGCCGTGGATGCAGCGGACGCCGGGGGCCGGTTGCGCGAGCACGCGCACGGACTCGCGCTGGGGGAGTGGCGCACCGCGGACGCCGTCGGGGCCTGGGCGGTGCCGCCCGGCACCCGGGTCAGCCGCGGGTGA
- a CDS encoding SDR family oxidoreductase: MNREAGGPGTFVTGAGSGIGAATALAIATGGGRVALLDRDAAGLAEVAETITARTGAEPLRFAVDVRDADGVEASVAEAAAHFAGLRAMACAAGILRPGGLDDVTAEDWEAHLGVNTTGVLHCLRAASRHLADDGAIVVVSSNAARVPRTGMLAYAASKAATSALARCAGLELAARGIRCNVVEPGSTATAMQRDLWPDPEAGRRAAVQGDPAAYRVGIPLGRIAEPEDVAAVVAFLLSDAAHHVTLQQLYVDGGASL, from the coding sequence ATGAATCGGGAAGCAGGAGGCCCGGGCACGTTCGTGACCGGTGCAGGTTCGGGAATCGGGGCGGCCACGGCGCTCGCGATCGCGACGGGCGGGGGGCGCGTGGCGCTGCTCGACCGGGACGCGGCGGGGCTCGCGGAGGTCGCGGAGACCATCACGGCGCGCACCGGTGCGGAGCCGCTGCGCTTCGCCGTGGACGTGCGGGACGCGGACGGCGTCGAGGCCTCGGTCGCCGAGGCCGCCGCGCACTTCGCGGGACTGCGGGCGATGGCCTGCGCGGCCGGGATCCTGCGCCCGGGCGGCCTCGACGACGTGACCGCCGAGGACTGGGAGGCCCACCTCGGCGTCAACACCACCGGGGTCCTGCACTGCCTGCGCGCGGCCTCGCGCCACCTCGCCGACGACGGTGCGATCGTCGTGGTCAGCTCCAACGCCGCTCGCGTGCCGCGCACCGGCATGCTCGCCTACGCCGCGTCCAAGGCGGCCACCTCGGCCCTGGCCCGCTGCGCCGGGCTCGAGCTCGCCGCGCGCGGGATCCGCTGCAACGTCGTCGAGCCCGGCTCGACCGCGACCGCCATGCAGCGCGACCTGTGGCCCGACCCCGAGGCCGGCCGTCGCGCGGCGGTGCAGGGCGACCCCGCGGCGTACCGCGTGGGCATCCCGCTGGGGCGCATCGCCGAGCCCGAGGACGTCGCCGCCGTGGTCGCGTTCCTGCTCTCCGACGCCGCCCACCACGTCACCCTCCAGCAGCTCTACGTCGACGGGGGCGCCTCGCTGTGA
- a CDS encoding (2,3-dihydroxybenzoyl)adenylate synthase: protein MSARSPLAQSPTWPEEARAVYRAAGLWTTETFADFVADRTTRYADRLAVVGRDVHGADHRWSYARLGREADHAAARFAALGVAQGDRVVVALPNVVEYVAVVLGLFRLGALPVFALPSHRELELSQFCALADASALVLSGNAADVDHRDLHAAVAARVAQRGVVPPLLVAVRDWDAAVSDDDAPPAGYPAPRLDAEQVAFLQLSGGTTGVSKLIPRTHADYLYSVRASAEICALDATTRMLVVLPAAHNFAMSSPGILGVLHAGGTVVLAGDPSPRTAFGLVARERVTLVSLVPPLAQAWISAARRRTPDLSSLRLVQVGGAKLAPGVAAEIEPVLGARLQQVFGMAEGLVNYTRPEDPEELVLTTQGRPISAYDEIRVVDADGVDVPDGEEGQLLTRGPYTIRGYYRADGPNRDSFTDDGFYRTGDLVRRLPSGHLVVTGREKDQINRGGEKIASDEIEDLLLTHPGVLDAVAVGVPDPYLGERIAVVVVPEPDHPLPEPVAAHLGAYLRDAGLATYKLPDQVVVLDAFPTTPVGKNSRRDLRHLLAARLTDVVPPATPAAAGTSPLEPA from the coding sequence GTGAGCGCCCGCTCGCCGCTGGCGCAGTCACCGACCTGGCCCGAGGAGGCCCGCGCGGTCTACCGCGCCGCCGGACTGTGGACCACCGAGACGTTCGCCGACTTCGTCGCCGACCGCACCACCCGCTACGCCGACCGGCTCGCGGTCGTCGGCCGCGACGTCCACGGCGCCGATCACCGGTGGAGCTACGCCCGGCTGGGCCGCGAGGCCGACCACGCCGCGGCACGCTTCGCCGCGCTCGGCGTCGCCCAGGGCGACCGGGTGGTGGTCGCGCTGCCCAACGTCGTGGAATACGTCGCGGTGGTGCTCGGGCTGTTCCGCCTCGGCGCGCTCCCGGTGTTCGCGCTGCCCTCGCACCGCGAGCTGGAGCTCTCCCAGTTCTGCGCGCTCGCCGACGCCAGCGCCCTGGTGCTGAGCGGCAACGCCGCCGACGTGGACCACCGCGACCTGCACGCCGCCGTGGCCGCGCGGGTCGCGCAGCGCGGCGTCGTACCTCCGCTGCTGGTCGCGGTCCGCGACTGGGACGCCGCCGTGTCCGACGATGATGCCCCGCCGGCCGGCTACCCGGCCCCACGGCTGGACGCCGAGCAGGTGGCGTTCCTCCAGCTCTCCGGCGGCACGACCGGGGTCTCCAAGCTGATCCCGCGCACCCACGCCGACTACCTCTACTCCGTGCGCGCCTCGGCGGAGATCTGCGCGCTCGACGCGACCACCCGGATGCTGGTGGTGCTGCCGGCCGCCCACAACTTCGCGATGAGCTCCCCGGGCATCCTGGGCGTGCTGCACGCGGGTGGCACCGTCGTGCTCGCCGGCGACCCCAGTCCGCGCACCGCGTTCGGGCTGGTGGCGCGCGAGCGGGTCACGCTGGTGTCGCTGGTGCCGCCGCTGGCCCAGGCGTGGATCTCCGCGGCCCGGCGCCGCACGCCCGACCTGTCCTCCCTGCGGCTGGTGCAGGTCGGCGGCGCCAAGCTCGCGCCCGGCGTCGCCGCCGAGATCGAGCCGGTGCTCGGCGCGCGCCTGCAGCAGGTCTTCGGGATGGCCGAGGGCCTGGTCAACTACACCCGCCCCGAGGACCCCGAGGAGCTGGTGCTCACCACCCAGGGCCGCCCGATCAGCGCGTACGACGAGATCCGGGTCGTGGACGCCGACGGCGTGGACGTGCCGGACGGCGAGGAGGGCCAGCTGCTGACCCGGGGGCCGTACACGATCCGCGGCTACTACCGCGCCGACGGGCCCAACCGCGACTCCTTCACCGACGACGGCTTCTACCGCACCGGCGACCTGGTCCGGCGCCTGCCCAGCGGCCACCTCGTGGTCACCGGCCGGGAGAAGGACCAGATCAACCGCGGCGGCGAGAAGATCGCCAGCGACGAGATCGAGGACCTGCTGCTCACCCACCCGGGCGTCCTCGACGCGGTCGCGGTCGGGGTGCCCGACCCCTACCTCGGCGAGCGGATCGCGGTCGTCGTCGTCCCCGAGCCGGACCACCCGCTCCCGGAGCCGGTGGCCGCGCACCTGGGCGCGTACCTGCGCGACGCCGGCCTCGCGACCTACAAGCTCCCCGACCAGGTCGTGGTCCTCGACGCCTTCCCGACCACGCCGGTCGGCAAGAACAGCCGCCGCGACCTGCGGCACCTGCTCGCCGCACGCCTCACCGACGTCGTTCCCCCCGCCACCCCGGCCGCCGCCGGGACCTCCCCCCTGGAGCCAGCATGA
- a CDS encoding isochorismate synthase, protein MTTTHEPLRLPAEATESARLAAPAPGSLVFSTSARTLLGRPGERWTTACSGSPGWADTVVGALAPGERAVGVIGFDPASPGVMHRLLDAREVPTTIPPETSAPTATSDRAQTLVEVPVPRLYADQVRAALRAIADGAVDKVVLGRFLDVHSDPPLAVDEVVDRLLRTRPGRYVFSVPVPAPGPAPGDGQRDATVLGASPELLVRREGTLVEAMPLAGSVPRSPDPAEDERRRAALASSAKDLHEHAFVVRDLVARLASACDEVEHDVTPQVVGTDSLWHLGTRVTARVRTGATGGPSALHLAQLLHPTPAVGGSPREAALALIERLETGERGYLAGAAGWVDGNGDGEFALVLRSGVLDGPRLRLFAGAGIVAGSDPDAEVRETAAKLRTMLEAVGL, encoded by the coding sequence GTGACCACCACCCACGAGCCGCTCCGGCTGCCCGCCGAGGCCACCGAGTCCGCCCGGCTGGCGGCCCCCGCCCCCGGCTCCCTCGTGTTCAGCACCAGCGCCCGCACCCTGCTCGGCCGCCCCGGCGAGCGCTGGACCACCGCATGCTCCGGCTCGCCCGGGTGGGCCGACACCGTCGTCGGTGCGCTCGCGCCGGGGGAGCGCGCGGTCGGCGTCATCGGCTTCGACCCCGCCTCGCCCGGCGTCATGCACCGCCTGCTCGACGCACGCGAGGTCCCCACCACGATCCCTCCGGAGACGTCCGCCCCGACCGCGACGAGCGACCGCGCGCAGACGCTCGTCGAGGTCCCCGTCCCGCGCCTGTACGCCGACCAGGTGCGCGCCGCCCTGCGCGCGATCGCCGACGGCGCGGTCGACAAGGTGGTGCTCGGCCGCTTCCTCGACGTGCACAGCGACCCGCCGCTGGCCGTGGACGAGGTGGTGGACCGGCTGCTGCGCACCCGCCCCGGCCGCTACGTGTTCTCGGTGCCGGTTCCCGCTCCTGGGCCCGCCCCCGGGGACGGCCAGCGCGACGCCACGGTGCTGGGCGCCAGCCCGGAGCTGCTGGTGCGCCGCGAGGGCACGCTGGTGGAGGCGATGCCGCTCGCCGGCTCGGTGCCCCGCAGCCCCGACCCGGCCGAGGACGAGCGCCGCCGCGCCGCCCTCGCCTCCTCGGCGAAGGACCTGCACGAGCACGCGTTCGTCGTCCGCGACCTCGTCGCCCGGCTCGCGAGCGCCTGCGACGAGGTCGAGCACGACGTGACTCCCCAGGTGGTCGGCACCGATTCCCTGTGGCACCTCGGCACCCGGGTCACCGCCCGGGTGCGCACCGGCGCGACCGGCGGCCCGAGCGCCCTGCACCTCGCCCAGCTGCTCCACCCCACCCCGGCGGTCGGCGGCAGCCCCCGCGAGGCGGCGCTCGCGCTGATCGAGCGCCTGGAGACCGGCGAGCGCGGCTACCTCGCCGGCGCGGCGGGCTGGGTGGACGGCAACGGCGACGGCGAGTTCGCGCTGGTGCTGCGCTCCGGGGTCCTCGACGGCCCCCGGCTGCGGCTGTTCGCGGGCGCCGGCATCGTCGCCGGCTCCGACCCGGACGCCGAGGTCCGCGAAACCGCCGCCAAGCTGCGCACGATGCTCGAGGCGGTCGGCCTGTGA
- a CDS encoding isochorismatase family protein yields MSLPTLIEYAAPLADLPTSRAPWQLESARAAVLVHDMQRYFLRPYAPTCPALVGAVESTARILAAARAAGVPVFYTAQTGSQTGSQTGSQTPVRGLQGDLWGPGMSAVPEHTEIIEPLTPAPGETVLVKHRYSAFAHSDLAERLAAAGRDQLVITGVYAHIGITATAMDGFMREVHPFVVADAVADFGAEQHRLALAQVASCAGVVTTTDQVVGALAAPFRADDLPAGAPADWAGCVRAALAAVLDAGFADAAFADPEADLFTLGLNSLRAFDVLDRLADDGVDIDFAELTREPTLAFVLRQGTVRAELVS; encoded by the coding sequence ATGAGCCTGCCCACCCTCATCGAGTACGCCGCGCCGCTCGCGGACCTGCCCACCAGTCGCGCGCCCTGGCAGCTGGAGAGCGCCCGCGCCGCCGTGCTCGTCCACGACATGCAGCGCTACTTCCTGCGGCCGTACGCCCCGACCTGCCCGGCGCTGGTGGGCGCCGTGGAGTCCACCGCCCGCATCCTCGCCGCCGCACGCGCCGCCGGCGTCCCGGTGTTCTACACCGCCCAGACCGGCAGCCAGACCGGCAGCCAGACCGGCAGCCAGACCCCGGTCCGCGGGCTGCAGGGCGACCTGTGGGGCCCCGGGATGAGCGCCGTGCCCGAGCACACCGAGATCATCGAGCCGCTGACGCCCGCGCCGGGGGAGACGGTGCTGGTCAAGCACCGCTACAGCGCCTTCGCCCACTCCGACCTCGCCGAGCGGCTGGCCGCGGCCGGGCGCGACCAGCTGGTGATCACCGGGGTCTACGCCCACATCGGGATCACCGCGACCGCGATGGACGGGTTCATGCGGGAGGTGCACCCGTTCGTGGTGGCCGACGCGGTCGCCGACTTCGGCGCCGAGCAGCACCGCCTCGCCCTCGCCCAGGTCGCCAGCTGCGCGGGCGTGGTGACCACGACCGACCAGGTCGTCGGCGCCCTCGCCGCGCCGTTCCGTGCCGACGACCTGCCCGCCGGCGCGCCGGCCGACTGGGCGGGCTGCGTGCGCGCCGCGCTGGCCGCGGTGCTCGACGCCGGGTTCGCGGACGCCGCGTTCGCCGACCCCGAGGCCGACCTGTTCACCCTGGGCCTGAACTCGCTGCGCGCCTTCGACGTGCTCGACCGGCTCGCCGACGACGGGGTGGACATCGACTTCGCCGAGCTCACCCGCGAGCCCACGCTGGCGTTCGTGCTGCGCCAGGGCACCGTGCGCGCCGAGCTCGTGTCGTGA
- a CDS encoding non-ribosomal peptide synthetase produces the protein MTQGPDPRPWLPLTAAQRGLYFAHELDPANPCYTTAEVVEVAGELDPDLLEEALRGAYAEFEQLRTRYRTTPEGPQQQVVDRTGRVNLVVDLRAEADPEAAAAAWMRADLARPMDLAGGDVVRSAVLRLGPARSWWYHAAHHVVLDGFGVVQLLRRVAERYTALADGVPLAALEEVPLAALVAGDPEDDAGAAAFWDQRLGDMDGVVALAGRTAAPAPAALKASLVLDAEQQTALARGARRLGTTWADLVLAGVGGYLARLTGAARTRIGLPLMNRARPGHGSLPSARTVCTAMNVLPATVPADGTVAEALAAVATEQEEVRLHPFVRQEELTRRLARGPGAAGAQLFGAQVNLIPFDLELRLGGAAGTVRNLTAGPVEDMTVCLRGNPGRGRVVRLEIDANPHLYDAEDMRLHLARLAHWLTRFAAAAPDDRVADLALLTEAERAQVVHGFNDTDVPLEHRTLARRFRDQAARTPDDPALLCAGRTTSYAELAERADRLARALHARGVRAGDVVGVLLPRGEELFTALYAVQRLGAVHLPLGTDQPPARLAGMLADAGCRLVLSDAAHRGALDRPVREGGPEAPVVVDVGEAGPVAEVLPAVPDDPDAPAYLLFTSGSTGRPKGVLVGQRAIDNRLRWMQHRLPLALGERVLHKTPVTFDVSVWELFWPLQVGACVVVAEPDAHRDPRRIADLLVEHDVRVVHFVPSMLRAFLADRASRERAHDAAVRHVVCSGEALTAELVDGCHEVLGVAPVNLYGPTEAAVDVTCFQTVPGTPGPVPIGRPIWNTATYVLGADGEPRPVGVPGELFLGGVQLAEGYVGRPDLTTERFLGDPFRPGGRMYRTGDLARWRPDGTLEYLGRTDDQVKVRGQRVELGEVEAALDGVDGVTAVAAGTAGGGDGGVTSLVLWFVPADGVPADLAEQRLRAAAQDRLPEAIRPGLHLAVPAMPLGSSGKTDRRRLAELAPPVPGRSADAPRDLAEQRLCALFAEVLGLVTDDPAADDLATVGPDDDFFALGGDSLRVLRLLGAVEDAFATTLELRTVFAAPTPAGLAAALARDAAVPGGFEEVLSLRADRGTRPPLFLLPPAGGLGWCYTGLLRALPVDQGVHVVQAPGLESGRPEPVADLEALARRQLAAIRRVVGDGPFHLAGWSLGGMAAHEVAALARDEGQQVASVLLLDAYPADQWRQLGEPTEEEALVGVLRLGGVEGLRPAGVPVDRALVAELLRRGGSALAELPAPVLDGCLASVVEAARLVRTSRHRVLPGDLTLVVATAPRPEQHLDPAGWAAYVEGRVQVVPVDSTHGDLVRAPAVDEVGRVLAGLLEAEPVGV, from the coding sequence GTGACCCAGGGGCCGGACCCGCGCCCCTGGCTGCCGCTCACGGCCGCCCAGCGTGGGCTCTACTTCGCCCACGAGCTCGACCCGGCGAACCCCTGCTACACGACCGCCGAGGTGGTCGAGGTCGCCGGCGAGCTCGACCCGGACCTGCTCGAGGAGGCGCTGCGCGGGGCCTACGCGGAGTTCGAACAGCTGCGCACCCGCTACCGCACCACGCCCGAGGGCCCGCAGCAGCAGGTCGTCGACCGCACCGGTCGGGTCAACCTCGTCGTCGACCTGCGCGCCGAGGCCGACCCCGAGGCTGCTGCCGCCGCGTGGATGCGCGCCGACCTCGCGCGCCCGATGGACCTGGCCGGTGGTGACGTCGTCCGCAGCGCCGTCCTGCGGCTCGGGCCGGCCCGCTCGTGGTGGTACCACGCCGCGCACCACGTCGTGCTCGACGGCTTCGGCGTCGTGCAGCTGCTGCGCCGGGTCGCCGAGCGCTACACCGCCCTCGCGGACGGGGTGCCGCTCGCCGCGCTCGAGGAGGTGCCGCTGGCCGCGCTCGTCGCTGGTGACCCCGAGGACGACGCGGGTGCGGCGGCGTTCTGGGACCAGCGCCTGGGCGACATGGACGGCGTCGTCGCCCTCGCCGGGCGCACCGCCGCCCCGGCGCCGGCCGCGCTCAAGGCCTCGCTCGTCCTCGACGCGGAGCAGCAGACCGCGCTGGCGCGCGGCGCCCGGCGCCTCGGCACCACCTGGGCCGACCTGGTGCTCGCCGGCGTCGGCGGCTACCTGGCCCGCCTCACCGGTGCCGCCCGCACCCGGATCGGGCTGCCGCTGATGAACCGCGCGCGCCCCGGGCACGGCTCGCTGCCCAGCGCCCGCACCGTGTGCACCGCGATGAACGTGCTGCCGGCCACGGTCCCCGCCGACGGCACGGTCGCCGAGGCGCTGGCCGCGGTGGCCACCGAGCAGGAGGAGGTGCGCCTGCACCCGTTCGTGCGCCAGGAGGAGCTGACCCGCCGCCTCGCCCGCGGGCCCGGCGCCGCGGGCGCCCAGCTCTTCGGGGCCCAGGTCAACCTGATCCCCTTCGACCTCGAGCTGCGCCTGGGCGGGGCCGCCGGCACCGTCCGCAACCTCACCGCCGGGCCGGTCGAGGACATGACGGTGTGCCTGCGCGGCAACCCCGGCCGGGGCCGCGTCGTCCGCCTCGAGATCGACGCCAACCCGCACCTGTACGACGCCGAGGACATGCGCCTGCACCTCGCGCGGCTCGCGCACTGGCTGACCCGGTTCGCGGCCGCGGCCCCCGACGACCGGGTCGCCGACCTGGCGCTGCTGACCGAGGCCGAGCGGGCCCAGGTCGTGCACGGGTTCAACGACACCGACGTGCCGCTCGAGCACCGCACCCTGGCCCGGCGCTTCCGCGACCAGGCCGCCCGGACCCCGGACGACCCCGCCCTGCTGTGCGCCGGGCGCACCACGTCGTACGCCGAGCTGGCGGAGCGCGCCGACCGGCTGGCCCGCGCCCTGCACGCGCGGGGCGTGCGCGCCGGCGACGTCGTCGGGGTGCTGCTGCCGCGCGGCGAGGAGCTGTTCACCGCCCTGTACGCCGTGCAGCGCCTCGGTGCGGTGCACCTGCCGCTGGGCACCGACCAGCCGCCGGCGCGCCTGGCCGGCATGCTCGCCGACGCCGGCTGCCGGCTGGTCCTCAGCGACGCCGCGCACCGCGGCGCGCTCGACCGGCCGGTCCGCGAGGGCGGGCCGGAGGCGCCGGTGGTCGTCGACGTCGGCGAGGCCGGCCCGGTCGCCGAGGTGCTGCCCGCGGTGCCCGACGACCCCGACGCGCCGGCGTACCTGCTGTTCACCTCCGGCTCCACCGGGCGCCCCAAGGGCGTGCTCGTGGGCCAGCGCGCGATCGACAACCGGCTGCGCTGGATGCAGCACCGGCTGCCGCTCGCTCTCGGCGAACGGGTGCTGCACAAGACGCCCGTCACCTTCGACGTCTCGGTGTGGGAGCTGTTCTGGCCGCTGCAGGTCGGCGCCTGCGTGGTCGTCGCCGAGCCCGATGCCCACCGCGACCCCCGCCGCATCGCCGACCTCCTCGTCGAGCACGACGTGCGGGTCGTGCACTTCGTGCCCTCGATGCTGCGCGCGTTCCTCGCCGACCGCGCCAGCCGCGAGCGGGCCCACGACGCGGCGGTGCGCCACGTGGTGTGCAGCGGGGAGGCGCTCACCGCGGAGCTGGTCGACGGCTGCCACGAGGTCCTCGGCGTCGCGCCGGTCAACCTCTACGGCCCCACCGAGGCGGCCGTCGACGTGACCTGCTTCCAGACCGTCCCCGGCACGCCGGGACCGGTGCCGATCGGGCGCCCGATCTGGAACACCGCCACCTACGTGCTGGGTGCCGACGGCGAGCCGCGGCCCGTCGGCGTGCCCGGGGAGCTGTTCCTCGGCGGCGTCCAGCTCGCCGAGGGCTACGTCGGGCGTCCCGACCTGACCACCGAGCGCTTCCTCGGCGACCCGTTCCGTCCCGGCGGGCGGATGTACCGCACCGGCGACCTGGCCCGCTGGCGCCCCGACGGCACCCTGGAGTACCTCGGGCGCACCGACGACCAGGTCAAGGTGCGCGGCCAGCGCGTCGAGCTCGGCGAGGTCGAGGCCGCCCTCGACGGGGTCGACGGGGTGACGGCGGTGGCCGCGGGCACGGCGGGCGGCGGCGACGGGGGAGTGACCTCGCTCGTGCTCTGGTTCGTCCCCGCGGACGGCGTGCCCGCGGACCTGGCCGAGCAGCGGCTGCGGGCCGCCGCCCAGGACCGGCTGCCCGAGGCGATCCGCCCGGGCCTGCACCTGGCGGTGCCGGCGATGCCGCTGGGCAGCAGCGGCAAGACCGACCGGCGCCGGCTCGCCGAGCTCGCACCACCGGTGCCCGGGCGCAGCGCCGACGCGCCCCGCGACCTGGCCGAGCAGCGCCTGTGCGCGCTGTTCGCCGAGGTGCTCGGGCTCGTCACCGACGATCCGGCCGCCGACGATCTGGCCACCGTCGGTCCCGACGACGACTTCTTCGCCCTCGGCGGGGACTCGCTGCGGGTGCTGCGCCTGCTGGGCGCCGTCGAGGACGCCTTCGCGACCACCCTCGAGCTGCGCACCGTCTTCGCCGCGCCCACGCCCGCCGGGCTCGCCGCGGCGCTGGCACGCGACGCGGCGGTGCCGGGCGGCTTCGAGGAGGTGCTGAGCCTGCGAGCGGACCGAGGCACCCGCCCGCCGCTGTTCCTGCTGCCCCCGGCGGGCGGCCTGGGCTGGTGCTACACCGGGCTGCTGCGCGCGCTCCCCGTCGACCAGGGCGTCCACGTCGTCCAGGCGCCCGGCCTCGAGAGCGGGCGCCCGGAGCCGGTCGCGGACCTCGAGGCCCTGGCCCGCCGCCAGCTCGCGGCGATCCGCCGCGTCGTCGGCGACGGGCCCTTCCACCTCGCCGGCTGGTCGCTCGGCGGGATGGCGGCCCACGAGGTCGCCGCACTGGCCCGGGACGAGGGCCAACAGGTCGCCAGCGTGCTGCTGCTCGACGCCTACCCGGCCGATCAGTGGCGCCAGCTCGGCGAGCCGACGGAGGAGGAGGCGCTCGTCGGCGTGCTCCGCCTCGGCGGTGTCGAGGGGCTGCGTCCCGCCGGCGTACCCGTCGACCGGGCGCTGGTGGCCGAGCTGCTGCGCCGCGGCGGCAGCGCGCTCGCCGAGCTGCCCGCGCCGGTGCTCGACGGCTGCCTGGCCTCCGTGGTCGAGGCGGCCCGGCTGGTGCGCACGTCCCGGCACCGGGTGCTGCCCGGCGACCTGACACTGGTCGTCGCCACCGCGCCCCGCCCCGAGCAGCACCTCGACCCCGCCGGCTGGGCGGCGTACGTCGAGGGGCGGGTGCAGGTGGTGCCGGTCGACTCGACCCACGGCGACCTGGTGCGGGCCCCCGCCGTCGACGAGGTCGGGCGGGTGCTGGCCGGGCTCCTCGAGGCCGAGCCGGTCGGTGTCTGA